In the Nitrospirales bacterium LBB_01 genome, one interval contains:
- a CDS encoding precorrin-8X methylmutase: MKKGPLIEKDSFNLIGKEMKKDFDSFHLPIVKRIIHATGDFQFEDTIRFHPDAVKCGVEAIRRGLDIVVDVKMVAAGVNKKALAKFGCNVVCRISDEDVEQTALRFSLTRAEAAFQMILSEGTASNIGIIAIGNAPTALIKTMEIIDAGGFSPALVIGVPVGFVKAEESKDMLSQKNYPFITCLGKKGGSPVAAAIINALVIIAGENK; encoded by the coding sequence ATGAAAAAAGGACCTTTAATAGAGAAAGACAGTTTTAACCTTATTGGAAAAGAAATGAAAAAGGATTTTGACAGTTTTCATTTGCCGATAGTGAAACGAATAATCCATGCTACAGGGGATTTTCAGTTTGAAGATACAATCAGATTCCACCCTGATGCTGTAAAGTGCGGTGTTGAGGCAATAAGACGGGGATTGGACATAGTGGTTGATGTCAAGATGGTGGCTGCCGGTGTAAACAAAAAAGCGCTTGCTAAGTTTGGCTGCAATGTAGTTTGCAGAATTTCAGATGAGGATGTGGAACAGACTGCATTGAGGTTTTCATTAACCAGGGCAGAGGCGGCCTTTCAGATGATTTTGTCTGAGGGTACGGCTTCAAACATAGGCATAATTGCTATTGGCAATGCGCCAACGGCTCTTATAAAAACTATGGAGATTATAGATGCCGGGGGATTTTCACCAGCACTGGTTATTGGTGTACCAGTTGGTTTTGTAAAGGCAGAGGAATCAAAAGATATGCTTTCGCAAAAAAACTACCCATTTATCACCTGTCTGGGCAAAAAAGGGGGTTCTCCTGTTGCTGCCGCAATCATAAATGCCCTCGTTATTATCGCCGGCGAGAATAAATAA
- a CDS encoding chemotaxis protein CheV, which produces MAHGIGALPEVLKVGTNEMELVVFKMFTKRDTGHMETRIYGVNVAKVREIIPMPSVTTVPDTPDYADSMAEVRGEVIPIVDLGRWMKLVLPDIEIRPKVIVLEMLGTTVGMIVHDVERIRRIKWDMIKPPPQLLQSKHGGKITGVTKIEEGEGLLLILDLESVIQDIGALVPKPGISMDDVRKTDKKKLSGNVLIVDDSSVARRILKDTLENIGLTIMEAVDGKQALQLLFDFQKKIGDQPIETFINLIISDVEMPEMDGLTFTKNVKTNPLLQKIPIIVNTSLSGAENKEKAKVVGAEGYLIKFDVANLISEVSRFFK; this is translated from the coding sequence ATGGCGCATGGGATCGGTGCATTGCCTGAGGTTCTAAAGGTAGGCACAAATGAGATGGAGTTGGTTGTTTTCAAAATGTTTACAAAACGTGATACCGGACATATGGAAACGAGGATATATGGAGTTAATGTAGCAAAAGTGCGGGAAATAATTCCAATGCCTTCTGTAACGACAGTGCCAGATACGCCTGATTACGCTGATTCTATGGCTGAGGTCAGAGGGGAGGTTATTCCAATAGTGGACCTGGGGCGGTGGATGAAGCTGGTTTTGCCGGACATTGAAATACGGCCAAAAGTGATAGTGCTTGAGATGCTTGGCACAACGGTTGGAATGATAGTGCATGACGTGGAAAGAATCAGGCGTATTAAGTGGGATATGATAAAACCGCCACCTCAGCTTTTGCAATCTAAGCACGGCGGTAAAATAACCGGAGTCACAAAGATTGAAGAGGGTGAGGGGCTGCTTCTAATTTTGGACCTTGAAAGCGTTATACAGGACATCGGGGCATTGGTGCCAAAACCTGGAATATCTATGGATGATGTGAGGAAAACAGATAAGAAAAAACTAAGCGGTAATGTTTTAATTGTTGATGACTCGTCGGTAGCACGGCGAATTCTAAAAGACACCCTTGAAAACATAGGCCTTACTATAATGGAGGCAGTGGACGGCAAGCAGGCTCTCCAGCTTCTTTTTGATTTTCAGAAAAAAATAGGAGATCAACCTATAGAGACCTTTATTAATCTAATAATTTCCGATGTTGAAATGCCGGAGATGGATGGGCTTACTTTTACAAAAAACGTTAAGACTAACCCATTGTTACAGAAAATACCAATCATAGTGAACACGTCGTTAAGCGGAGCTGAGAACAAGGAAAAGGCTAAGGTAGTTGGTGCTGAGGGCTACCTTATAAAGTTTGACGTTGCGAATTTAATATCGGAGGTTTCACGGTTTTTTAAATAA
- a CDS encoding YjgP/YjgQ family permease, with the protein MKILLRQYIKETVTVIFIVSLGLSCLIAMFEVIDKLDKLIKFSPGFNDFALYWVYVLPRYLKYLLPMAVLMAVLIVFGQASKIGELVAVKASGGRLKKLFLPIIMLALLVSFVDFAVDEFVAAKFNLYANNLLFKIKNKKQRLMYKTEDVWFMEKKDMIINAALYHPEDKSLTDVSVFIASGSKLVEIIKAKRCYYKDNQWVMDEALKYDLLAMTASKVKDLHFKDFKTTNIYDESVMISDEMHFLDLYRYNLRLKAAGYNNQRVLVDLNSKLSYPFTCMVMVLLGLSISARFKMGGNIINVGLSIAISLIYWIFFAMSISLGYSGILPAVLSAWLIPASFGAVAAYFFGRIPE; encoded by the coding sequence ATGAAAATCCTCCTCCGGCAATATATAAAAGAGACCGTCACGGTTATTTTTATAGTCTCGCTTGGGCTCTCCTGTCTGATTGCAATGTTTGAGGTTATAGACAAACTTGATAAACTGATCAAATTTTCGCCCGGTTTCAATGATTTTGCACTCTACTGGGTTTACGTGCTGCCAAGATACTTAAAATATCTCCTCCCCATGGCTGTTCTGATGGCCGTGCTTATTGTCTTTGGCCAGGCCTCTAAAATCGGCGAACTCGTTGCAGTTAAAGCCTCAGGAGGACGGTTAAAGAAGCTGTTTTTGCCTATCATTATGCTGGCTCTGCTTGTTTCGTTCGTTGATTTTGCCGTTGATGAGTTTGTTGCAGCCAAGTTTAATCTCTATGCAAACAATCTGCTTTTCAAAATTAAAAACAAAAAACAACGCTTAATGTATAAGACCGAGGATGTATGGTTTATGGAAAAAAAGGATATGATCATAAACGCTGCCCTATATCATCCTGAGGATAAATCGCTGACAGATGTCAGCGTTTTTATAGCTTCTGGCAGTAAACTGGTTGAAATCATAAAAGCTAAACGCTGCTACTATAAAGATAACCAGTGGGTTATGGATGAGGCATTGAAATATGACCTTCTTGCGATGACTGCTTCAAAAGTCAAAGATTTGCATTTTAAAGACTTTAAAACAACTAATATCTATGACGAAAGCGTTATGATCTCCGATGAAATGCACTTTTTGGATTTATACAGATATAACCTCAGATTGAAAGCCGCAGGTTATAACAACCAACGGGTGCTTGTTGACTTAAACTCTAAGTTGTCGTATCCGTTTACCTGCATGGTTATGGTGCTGTTGGGTCTATCCATATCAGCACGATTTAAGATGGGAGGCAACATAATTAATGTGGGGCTTTCCATCGCCATAAGCCTGATATACTGGATATTTTTTGCCATGTCAATATCCCTTGGATATTCCGGCATACTGCCGGCTGTGCTCTCTGCATGGCTAATTCCTGCCTCCTTTGGCGCTGTCGCCGCTTATTTTTTTGGCAGAATACCGGAATAA
- a CDS encoding YjgP/YjgQ family permease: protein MELKVKLIEKYIVRELFNNFVLSLLAFNMVLMMERILKFSILLSGVGATLLDFAGIIVLIQPQLFLLTIPMSLMSAVLFTYGRLTSDNELTILRSSGMSFVSISRPVFALGILCFILSIFNSFYLGPETAKELRIKITELITTKSPRAIREGNFYSLFKDVVILVKKKPTEDTLNEIFIYDKRDPTRPGTIFAKEGKISVYGGTKIGFNLKEGEIYLPDQTDITKITFDNYNMILTMTHQVNSQISELTPFEVLSRAKETKGDERVQVFLEFHRRLALPLIVLILSALAPSISLLSKKTGRLGELSLAMVVFLLYYSSLIYFEKLARTGKLPHYVSGWLPLTALLIFTSIFFIKATRR from the coding sequence GTGGAACTTAAAGTAAAACTCATAGAGAAATACATAGTTAGAGAGCTTTTCAATAACTTTGTTTTAAGCCTGCTTGCATTTAACATGGTACTAATGATGGAGAGGATCCTGAAGTTCAGTATCCTGCTATCAGGCGTAGGAGCCACACTATTGGATTTTGCAGGCATTATAGTGCTGATTCAGCCGCAGCTATTTTTACTGACTATCCCAATGTCTTTAATGTCAGCGGTATTGTTTACTTACGGACGGCTTACATCTGACAATGAACTTACCATTTTACGCTCCTCCGGCATGTCCTTTGTATCTATCTCAAGACCAGTATTTGCATTAGGCATTCTGTGTTTCATTTTAAGTATTTTTAACAGTTTTTACCTGGGCCCTGAAACAGCCAAAGAGCTTCGCATCAAAATCACAGAGCTGATTACTACAAAATCTCCTCGTGCTATCAGGGAGGGAAACTTTTATTCGCTGTTTAAAGACGTTGTTATTCTGGTAAAAAAGAAACCTACTGAAGACACGCTTAACGAGATATTTATTTACGATAAGAGAGATCCAACGCGGCCGGGAACTATATTTGCAAAAGAAGGGAAGATATCTGTTTACGGAGGCACTAAAATAGGTTTCAACCTTAAAGAGGGAGAGATTTATCTTCCTGATCAAACCGATATAACTAAAATAACCTTTGACAATTACAACATGATACTAACTATGACCCATCAGGTCAACTCTCAGATAAGCGAACTGACCCCATTTGAAGTACTTAGTAGAGCTAAAGAGACAAAAGGAGATGAAAGGGTACAGGTTTTTTTGGAATTCCACAGAAGACTGGCACTTCCTCTGATAGTGCTTATTCTTAGTGCTCTTGCTCCCTCAATCTCCCTCCTCTCTAAAAAAACAGGCAGACTGGGAGAGCTAAGCCTTGCTATGGTAGTTTTTCTGCTCTATTACAGCAGTCTTATTTACTTTGAAAAACTTGCCAGAACTGGAAAACTACCACATTATGTCAGCGGATGGCTCCCTCTTACAGCTCTTCTGATTTTCACTTCTATCTTCTTTATCAAGGCCACCAGACGATGA
- a CDS encoding DsbC family protein — translation MKKLVLLSLLLTAVMFYYIASAEGMSGCDTNCAACHTLTEEEATDILKQLGPAITVKKIQVAPSKGLWEITIKAEDKEGHQKDGVVYLDYSKGNVILGNILKLKTKENLTDKRMGELKKFDYKSIPTKNAIVLGSKKAKYKIIVFTDPDCPFCQKLHGDLKQVVAERDDIAFYIMLFPLTEIHPDSYKKAVSIMCTKSMKLLDDAAEKKEIPEENCSTKAVDDNIKLGNKLGITGTPTVILPDGRQYRGNMKTEELLKAIENK, via the coding sequence ATGAAAAAATTGGTGTTGCTGAGTTTGCTTTTGACGGCAGTGATGTTTTATTACATTGCTTCAGCCGAGGGAATGAGCGGGTGCGATACAAATTGTGCGGCGTGTCACACGTTAACCGAGGAGGAGGCTACAGACATTCTTAAGCAGCTTGGGCCTGCCATCACTGTAAAAAAGATTCAAGTAGCGCCATCTAAGGGTTTGTGGGAGATAACCATAAAGGCTGAGGATAAGGAGGGGCATCAGAAAGACGGCGTGGTGTATCTTGATTACTCAAAAGGAAACGTAATACTGGGAAATATTCTTAAGTTAAAAACTAAAGAAAACCTTACCGATAAGCGAATGGGTGAGCTAAAGAAATTTGATTATAAATCCATACCGACAAAGAATGCAATTGTGCTTGGGAGTAAAAAAGCTAAGTACAAAATAATTGTGTTTACCGACCCTGACTGTCCATTTTGTCAGAAACTTCACGGAGATTTAAAACAGGTTGTTGCTGAAAGAGATGATATTGCTTTTTACATCATGCTGTTTCCTCTTACGGAAATTCATCCGGACTCCTACAAAAAGGCAGTCTCCATAATGTGTACGAAGTCTATGAAACTCCTTGACGATGCAGCAGAAAAAAAAGAAATACCGGAGGAAAACTGCAGCACAAAAGCAGTGGATGATAATATAAAACTTGGGAACAAACTTGGCATAACCGGCACTCCTACAGTCATTTTACCGGATGGCAGACAATACCGTGGCAACATGAAAACCGAGGAACTGCTAAAAGCGATTGAGAATAAGTAA
- a CDS encoding site-specific DNA-methyltransferase, producing MPLLHWLTRDDDIKATTRTPYRLLEEVREFSHGDRNTGNMLIQGDNLDALKALLPYYAGKVKCIFIDPPYNTKSAFEHYDDNLEHTKWLAMMYPRLEMLRSLLSEDGSMWVTIDDNEAHYLKVIMDEIFGRANFVNQISAKMKQTAGASGGGEDKKLKKNIEYLLVYAKNYNGSGGFKKFNDVYDEEDLFELIDEMRDEGKSWKYTRVLKSLGTKEFVSNITDGAGEPIKIFRHNGVVMEPITYIMNAEGISERDCYIKYFDKIFRDTNAQSSIRTRVMEAVAGHGDFFSIEYMPRSGKNKGRTTRLYYKGQKCDLIAWLSDVAVKKGSRLLKLEKTGTYWEGFPLNNLTNEGGVQFPQSKKPEALIHKVIELSTQLNDLVLDSFGGSGTTGAVAHKMGRRWIMVELGEHSHTHIIPRLKKVIAGEDSGGITEAVGWKGGGGFRFYRLGVPVFDESGHVSKGITFAPLAAHIWFIETGIPFSGRADATFLGSHEGVGYYLLYNGILGDKRPNGGNVLTAKMLSSLPPHNGAKVIFGEGCRLSAERLNREGITFRQIPYEIRAR from the coding sequence ATGCCGCTCTTGCATTGGCTCACACGCGATGACGATATTAAAGCCACTACGCGCACCCCTTACCGCTTGTTAGAGGAGGTGCGTGAGTTTTCGCACGGCGACCGCAACACCGGCAATATGCTGATTCAAGGCGACAACCTCGATGCGCTGAAAGCCTTGCTTCCCTATTATGCCGGAAAGGTGAAGTGCATTTTTATAGACCCGCCTTACAACACAAAAAGCGCGTTCGAGCATTACGATGACAACCTTGAACATACAAAATGGCTTGCCATGATGTATCCGCGTCTTGAAATGTTGCGCAGTCTATTATCAGAGGACGGGAGCATGTGGGTAACGATTGACGACAACGAGGCTCATTACCTAAAAGTGATTATGGATGAGATTTTTGGACGGGCAAACTTTGTTAATCAAATTAGCGCAAAAATGAAACAAACTGCAGGCGCAAGCGGTGGTGGCGAAGATAAGAAACTAAAGAAAAATATTGAATATCTTCTTGTGTATGCAAAAAATTATAATGGTTCAGGAGGGTTTAAGAAGTTTAATGATGTTTATGATGAAGAAGACTTATTTGAGCTAATTGATGAAATGCGGGATGAAGGTAAAAGTTGGAAATATACGCGGGTTCTAAAAAGTTTGGGTACTAAGGAATTTGTTTCTAACATCACAGATGGTGCAGGAGAACCTATAAAAATCTTTCGGCATAACGGTGTCGTTATGGAGCCAATTACTTATATTATGAATGCAGAAGGGATTTCAGAGAGAGATTGCTATATAAAATATTTCGACAAAATCTTCCGCGATACAAACGCTCAAAGCTCGATCAGAACTAGAGTTATGGAGGCTGTAGCTGGGCATGGCGATTTTTTCAGCATCGAATATATGCCACGATCTGGAAAAAATAAGGGAAGAACAACCAGACTCTATTACAAAGGCCAGAAATGCGATCTTATTGCATGGTTAAGCGACGTTGCAGTTAAGAAAGGTTCAAGGCTCCTGAAATTAGAAAAAACAGGTACATATTGGGAAGGCTTCCCACTGAACAATTTAACAAATGAAGGCGGTGTTCAATTTCCACAGAGCAAAAAACCAGAAGCTTTAATACATAAAGTAATAGAACTATCGACCCAACTAAATGATCTTGTCTTAGATTCTTTTGGTGGTTCTGGAACCACAGGTGCGGTTGCCCATAAAATGGGGCGGCGCTGGATCATGGTCGAGCTGGGCGAGCATTCCCATACGCATATAATCCCTCGCCTTAAAAAAGTAATTGCAGGTGAGGATAGCGGAGGTATTACCGAAGCCGTGGGATGGAAAGGCGGAGGCGGTTTTCGCTTCTATCGTTTGGGCGTTCCTGTGTTTGATGAAAGCGGCCATGTTTCTAAAGGGATAACATTCGCTCCTTTGGCTGCGCATATTTGGTTTATCGAAACCGGCATCCCTTTTTCTGGTCGCGCGGATGCCACTTTCCTGGGAAGCCATGAGGGCGTCGGTTATTATCTGCTTTATAACGGCATTTTGGGCGACAAACGACCCAACGGCGGCAATGTCTTGACAGCGAAAATGCTGTCCAGCTTACCGCCACATAACGGAGCAAAAGTCATTTTCGGAGAGGGCTGCCGCTTGAGCGCGGAACGATTGAACCGTGAAGGCATAACGTTTCGACAGATTCCCTATGAGATAAGGGCAAGATAG
- a CDS encoding DEAD/DEAH box helicase family protein has product MPAPADRWRKNLAGRTTIAVAGRTYLERDYPVVLWLVPTSTIRTHTAEALKKPYHPYRAAIEDAFAGRVSVFDISEIDQIRPQDLTERVAVIVATIQTLRTSNPDGRRAYAHSENFEPHFAQIPPNTTGLERDEKGNIKFSFVNLMAYHRPLVIVDEAHKAGTKLSFDMLAALRPSCIVEFTATPNTDPQNGSNVLFRASAVDVKAAQMIKLPIILTEHPDWRSAVHDAIERRAQLAETAKTDPLCIRPLTLFQAQDKGQEATVEVLKNHLIENENIAPERIAVATGEQRELDAINLFDPACHVDFIITVEALKEGWDCSFAYVLCSVANISSAIDIEQLLGRVLRMPYAQNRPNSALNRAYAHVNALFGEGARALTDTLVQKMGFEPDEAAAMLQQRQPGLPGFGTNGDLFNRTPVFLETVDSVPDLTGLAQDVAERVQVETRPDGTVTVTVQGEITDELEECLVAAAAPDRRDALRASVGRHRVTYRNSIAPVARGEKFAVPRLFLNIQGKLEFVEEDLILDLGGWTLNTCAAELSPVEFSIIETAERWEVDLKGEKVEYRHLDQNVQLEIGTLKLDTTDLQLSRWLDNQCRQPDITQPVLLEFCRKLVAYLIERRGIPLQDLLRFKYQLAKVTQQKKADYRKQAYAVDYQTFLFAPEASVETSFAYGFAFENRDYPAAWSYHGRYQFKNHFFGSVGELKSDGEEFECAKLIDNHPQVKYWIRNLSGRSQTSFWLPTSTDRFYPDFVAVLKDGRILVIEYKGAFLADTQDTKEKRNIGELWAAKSGGKSLFLMAEKKNAQGQGLEEQIACAIA; this is encoded by the coding sequence TTGCCTGCGCCTGCCGACAGGTGGAGGAAAAACCTTGCTGGCCGCACCACCATAGCCGTTGCAGGTAGGACGTATCTTGAGCGGGATTATCCAGTTGTGTTGTGGCTTGTGCCGACTAGCACAATCCGCACACATACAGCGGAGGCGTTGAAAAAACCATATCATCCCTACCGCGCAGCTATAGAAGACGCTTTTGCCGGGCGCGTGTCTGTATTCGATATTAGTGAGATTGATCAAATCAGGCCGCAAGATTTGACCGAGCGTGTCGCCGTTATTGTCGCTACGATTCAGACCTTACGCACAAGCAACCCCGATGGACGCAGAGCTTACGCCCATTCGGAAAACTTTGAACCGCACTTCGCACAGATACCCCCTAATACGACAGGGCTTGAACGTGACGAAAAAGGCAATATCAAGTTTTCCTTTGTCAACCTTATGGCATATCACCGTCCTTTAGTTATTGTGGACGAAGCGCACAAGGCAGGCACCAAACTCTCTTTCGATATGTTGGCTGCTTTGCGCCCATCTTGTATTGTTGAATTTACAGCTACGCCAAACACCGACCCGCAAAATGGGAGCAACGTATTGTTTAGGGCTTCCGCTGTCGATGTGAAGGCAGCGCAGATGATAAAACTTCCAATCATCCTTACCGAGCATCCCGACTGGCGCTCCGCCGTGCATGACGCTATAGAAAGACGCGCTCAACTGGCTGAAACTGCGAAAACCGACCCGCTCTGTATTCGTCCATTGACACTTTTTCAAGCTCAGGACAAAGGGCAGGAGGCGACCGTTGAAGTCCTGAAAAATCACCTTATCGAAAACGAAAATATAGCGCCGGAGAGAATCGCCGTTGCAACCGGTGAGCAGCGTGAACTGGATGCGATCAATTTATTTGACCCGGCTTGCCACGTTGACTTTATCATCACCGTGGAGGCGCTGAAAGAAGGATGGGATTGTTCGTTCGCTTATGTTCTGTGCTCTGTTGCAAACATCAGCAGCGCAATAGATATAGAGCAGCTTTTAGGGCGCGTATTGCGTATGCCCTACGCGCAGAACCGCCCGAACTCAGCCTTAAATCGTGCTTACGCCCATGTCAATGCGCTCTTTGGCGAAGGTGCGCGCGCCCTCACTGATACGCTTGTACAAAAAATGGGCTTTGAACCAGACGAAGCCGCCGCCATGCTTCAACAGCGGCAACCCGGTTTGCCTGGATTCGGAACAAATGGCGATCTATTTAACCGCACCCCTGTTTTCCTCGAAACTGTGGACAGCGTACCGGATCTTACCGGCCTTGCCCAAGATGTGGCCGAGCGTGTGCAGGTGGAAACGCGACCGGATGGAACCGTTACTGTTACCGTGCAGGGCGAGATTACCGACGAGTTGGAAGAGTGCCTTGTTGCCGCTGCGGCTCCCGACCGGCGCGATGCCTTGCGCGCTTCTGTTGGCCGTCACCGCGTTACGTACCGCAACAGCATTGCCCCCGTTGCACGCGGTGAGAAATTTGCAGTGCCGCGCCTGTTTTTGAACATTCAAGGCAAACTGGAATTTGTCGAAGAAGACTTGATCCTTGACCTTGGCGGCTGGACTTTGAACACCTGTGCGGCGGAATTATCACCGGTGGAATTTTCCATAATAGAAACTGCAGAGCGTTGGGAGGTGGACTTAAAAGGTGAAAAAGTGGAATATAGGCACCTCGACCAAAACGTCCAGCTTGAGATTGGCACGCTAAAGCTGGACACGACGGACTTGCAGCTTTCCCGTTGGCTTGACAACCAATGCCGCCAGCCAGACATTACTCAGCCCGTGCTTTTAGAATTTTGCAGAAAACTGGTTGCCTACCTCATTGAGCGGCGCGGCATCCCGTTACAGGACTTGTTGCGCTTCAAATATCAGCTTGCCAAGGTTACACAGCAAAAAAAAGCGGATTACCGCAAACAGGCTTACGCTGTCGACTATCAAACATTTTTGTTTGCTCCCGAGGCGTCCGTTGAAACAAGTTTTGCCTACGGCTTCGCTTTCGAAAACCGCGACTATCCTGCAGCGTGGTCTTATCATGGCCGGTATCAATTCAAGAACCATTTTTTCGGCAGCGTAGGCGAGCTAAAAAGCGATGGAGAAGAATTTGAATGCGCTAAGTTAATAGACAACCACCCACAAGTGAAATACTGGATTCGCAATCTGTCAGGCCGTTCGCAAACGTCATTTTGGCTGCCGACATCAACCGATCGCTTTTATCCCGATTTTGTCGCTGTACTCAAAGACGGGCGGATTTTGGTTATAGAATATAAGGGCGCGTTTCTTGCCGACACCCAGGATACTAAGGAAAAGCGCAACATTGGCGAGCTTTGGGCGGCAAAGAGCGGCGGCAAGAGCCTGTTTCTTATGGCAGAGAAAAAGAACGCCCAAGGGCAAGGACTTGAAGAACAAATCGCTTGTGCGATAGCGTGA
- a CDS encoding protein kinase → MSGIKVEILEGFQKGKRFVFSDFYEIVVGRSKNANLQLVTTDGSISRSHCKLEMTENQCVLSDLESKNGTLVNGKKISKQVLNSRDEIKIGDVLLRLTFEKTGSTPVLCRLCGVEIIKFISYDDDETDAGDALCEECQTNEVETSEKIDFFPKPPDDKSSENCSRCSKDISDLAGSDGMTPFFPLAVYLCRDCTSRMEDKSQHFDYEDFYATIGELGRGGMGVVYKAVQRSTGRVCAIKKIHPSTLDDPRRLKLFEREMAVQSEVTHPNLVAITDKGAFGSTYYFVTEFMPGGDVLNLMKNSARKTISVKNACAITVQILKGLNALHSRGFIHRDIKPSNILLYSLNQEQSPAAKICDYGLAKSFENVGDSFFDITRTHGGFAGSLMYMSPELIKNYKYSKPPVDVYATAVTLYFMLTGKYTVDIPDELKNKPITGESKLIRHPIDIVLEEPPIPILKRRSDIPPALAEVIDKAVTKDIEVSYQSANTLCLLIDNIMEHEGWR, encoded by the coding sequence ATGTCAGGCATCAAGGTAGAAATACTTGAGGGGTTTCAAAAAGGCAAACGATTTGTCTTTAGCGATTTTTATGAAATAGTTGTTGGCCGCTCTAAGAATGCCAATCTGCAATTGGTAACCACAGACGGCTCAATTTCCAGAAGCCACTGCAAACTTGAGATGACGGAAAACCAATGTGTACTGTCCGATTTGGAAAGCAAAAACGGCACACTGGTCAACGGCAAGAAAATATCCAAACAGGTACTAAATTCCAGAGACGAAATAAAAATAGGGGATGTTCTTTTACGTCTGACATTTGAAAAAACAGGCAGCACCCCTGTGTTATGCAGACTGTGCGGGGTTGAAATAATTAAATTCATCAGTTACGACGATGATGAGACAGACGCAGGAGACGCTCTCTGTGAGGAATGTCAGACAAACGAGGTTGAGACCTCTGAAAAGATTGACTTCTTTCCAAAGCCCCCAGATGATAAATCATCCGAAAACTGCAGCCGATGTTCTAAAGACATCTCAGACCTTGCCGGCTCTGACGGTATGACTCCATTTTTCCCCCTTGCTGTGTATCTATGCCGTGATTGCACCAGCCGCATGGAGGACAAGTCTCAGCATTTCGACTATGAGGACTTTTATGCAACCATAGGAGAGCTGGGACGTGGCGGAATGGGTGTTGTCTATAAAGCGGTGCAACGCAGTACAGGCAGAGTGTGCGCAATAAAAAAGATTCACCCCTCAACTTTGGATGACCCCCGCCGGTTAAAACTCTTTGAGCGTGAGATGGCAGTTCAGTCTGAGGTCACACACCCTAACCTCGTTGCCATTACCGACAAGGGCGCCTTTGGCTCAACATACTACTTTGTTACTGAGTTTATGCCGGGCGGAGATGTGTTAAATCTTATGAAAAACTCTGCCCGTAAAACTATCTCCGTTAAGAATGCCTGTGCAATAACGGTTCAAATCCTTAAAGGGCTTAACGCTCTCCATAGCAGAGGGTTTATTCACAGAGATATTAAACCCTCAAATATTTTACTATATAGCCTAAATCAGGAACAATCACCGGCAGCAAAAATATGTGATTACGGGCTTGCGAAGTCTTTTGAAAACGTGGGAGACTCGTTCTTTGATATAACCAGAACTCACGGCGGTTTTGCCGGCTCTCTCATGTACATGTCTCCGGAGCTTATCAAAAACTACAAGTATTCAAAGCCCCCGGTTGATGTATATGCAACAGCGGTTACACTCTATTTTATGCTGACAGGCAAATACACCGTAGATATTCCTGATGAGCTCAAAAATAAACCTATAACAGGAGAGAGTAAACTTATCAGACATCCGATAGACATTGTCTTAGAGGAGCCGCCGATACCAATACTGAAGCGCAGGTCTGATATTCCACCTGCGTTAGCTGAGGTAATAGATAAAGCCGTTACAAAGGACATTGAGGTAAGCTATCAGAGCGCCAATACGCTGTGTCTTTTGATAGACAATATTATGGAACACGAGGGTTGGAGATGA